One stretch of Bacteroidota bacterium DNA includes these proteins:
- a CDS encoding class I SAM-dependent methyltransferase has product MICKICGTAVEKLFRKKILQKYDVDYFQCPRCKFIQTEEPHWLKEAYENSINIEDTGLVQRNLLFSKRTSILLYSLFDRKAKFLDYGGGYGLFVRLMRDYGFDFFWKDPFTDNIFARGFEHIDGLDQQYEAVTSFECFEHFLDPQKELETMLSFSDSIIFSTETFDHNAPLPDNWEYYYFSHGQHIALYSLESLQFMAKKNQRNFYTNGKSFHMITSKRINNSIFNILLKVSLVGIPSFIKVALGSKTKSDSLYSQNQRISL; this is encoded by the coding sequence ATGATTTGTAAGATTTGTGGAACAGCAGTCGAAAAATTATTTCGTAAAAAAATCTTGCAAAAATATGATGTTGATTATTTTCAATGCCCACGGTGTAAGTTTATTCAAACCGAAGAACCTCACTGGTTAAAAGAGGCGTATGAAAATTCTATTAACATTGAAGATACCGGATTAGTACAACGAAATTTATTATTCTCGAAAAGAACAAGTATCTTACTCTACAGTTTATTTGATCGTAAGGCAAAGTTCCTTGATTATGGTGGGGGATATGGACTGTTCGTTCGTTTGATGCGTGATTATGGATTTGATTTCTTCTGGAAGGATCCTTTTACTGATAACATTTTTGCTCGAGGCTTTGAACATATAGACGGGTTGGATCAACAATATGAGGCAGTAACATCATTTGAATGCTTTGAGCATTTCCTGGACCCGCAAAAAGAATTAGAAACAATGCTTTCATTTTCGGACTCTATCATTTTTTCCACGGAAACGTTTGATCATAATGCACCGCTGCCGGACAACTGGGAATATTATTATTTTTCTCACGGACAACACATTGCTCTCTATTCGTTAGAATCTTTACAGTTTATGGCAAAAAAAAATCAGAGAAATTTCTATACAAATGGCAAAAGTTTTCATATGATCACTTCCAAGCGTATTAATAATTCTATTTTTAATATTTTACTTAAGGTTTCTTTGGTTGGTATCCCTTCGTTCATAAAAGTGGCATTAGGAAGTAAAACCAAATCGGATTCTTTGTATTCTCAAAATCAACGGATCTCGCTTTAA
- a CDS encoding glycosyltransferase family 1 protein, whose translation MNVLFDHQVFSFQEYGGISRYYSRLLKIFSQNASIQADLIVKFSNNAYLHEVGNFNPTPFFGKYRFKGRNEIIRVLNQLYFKKEYAKRPPPDIFHPTYYHQYFLNDIGAVPFVLTIYDMAHEIYPGSFHPFDFTIKNKKALAKKAARIIAISEYTKKDIVRILEIPESSIDVIPLATDIVVNASMMLSFPPPKEFILYVGARNTYKNFMFFLRSMKSIMKDSHNLFVICAGGGTFSLQEQKNIEQLGLSKNIRQINVSDESLALLYSKAKAFVYPSLYEGFGIPIVEAFTCGAPVILSNRSSLPEVGGEAAAYFEPDNNESLEIVVRSILNNPETRNEMVQKGFERAKMFSWNNTAEKTIETYKKVLQHR comes from the coding sequence ATGAATGTACTGTTTGATCACCAAGTATTTTCATTTCAGGAATATGGCGGTATTTCTCGATATTATTCGAGACTTTTGAAAATCTTTTCTCAAAATGCTTCTATTCAAGCCGACCTAATAGTTAAGTTTTCCAACAATGCTTATCTCCATGAGGTCGGCAATTTTAATCCAACACCTTTCTTCGGTAAATACCGTTTTAAAGGTCGGAATGAAATTATCCGTGTCTTGAATCAATTATATTTTAAAAAAGAATACGCTAAACGTCCCCCGCCGGATATATTTCACCCGACATATTATCACCAATATTTTTTGAACGATATTGGCGCCGTGCCATTTGTTTTGACGATTTACGATATGGCTCATGAAATATATCCGGGATCATTTCATCCATTTGATTTTACGATTAAAAACAAAAAAGCATTAGCTAAAAAAGCTGCCCGTATTATTGCTATATCCGAGTATACTAAAAAAGACATCGTAAGAATTCTTGAGATTCCTGAATCCTCTATTGATGTAATCCCTTTGGCGACTGATATCGTTGTGAATGCGTCAATGATGTTATCATTTCCTCCCCCAAAAGAATTCATTCTTTATGTCGGAGCAAGAAATACATACAAGAATTTTATGTTTTTTTTACGTTCAATGAAGTCTATCATGAAGGATTCACACAACCTTTTTGTAATATGTGCTGGTGGAGGAACATTTTCTTTGCAAGAGCAGAAAAATATTGAACAATTGGGATTGTCTAAAAATATCCGTCAAATAAATGTAAGCGATGAGTCACTTGCATTGTTGTACTCTAAAGCCAAAGCATTTGTATATCCTTCATTGTATGAAGGATTTGGAATTCCGATCGTTGAAGCATTCACCTGTGGCGCTCCCGTTATCTTAAGTAATAGAAGTTCTCTGCCGGAAGTTGGCGGAGAAGCCGCGGCTTATTTTGAACCAGATAATAATGAGAGTCTAGAAATTGTTGTAAGAAGTATTCTAAATAATCCCGAAACTAGAAATGAAATGGTGCAGAAAGGATTCGAAAGAGCAAAAATGTTTTCCTGGAACAATACTGCGGAAAAAACAATTGAGACATATAAAAAGGTTTTGCAACATCGATAA